From the Nostoc sp. PCC 7107 genome, the window CGTCCCCTCAAGACTAAATCTGATTTAGCCATTGCTTTAGGAAAGAATATCCATACAACATCTGGCACACAATCAGACTGGGAGCTAATTCTCGAAATTTTAGTCGGTTCAGGTTTAATATTGCGCTTGCGTGAAGAATTAGGCGATCGCTATCAATTAGTCCATGATTATTTGGTAGAGCCAATTCGCCAGAAAAATAGTTATGGCATAGTTGCTGAACTCGAAAAAGTCAAATCTGAAAAAAAACGTGCAGAAGTCGCCCAAAAGCTTTCTCAAGAACATCTTAATTTAATTTTGCAACGGCGGTTGCGCGAAGCACGTATAGCAGGTGTGGTATTGGCAATTATGGGCGGAACTATTGCAGCCTTATGGTGGCAAGCCGATTTGCAAAAAAGAGCCGCAATTCGCCAAACAATTCGCGCCGAACGTAGTGAAACTAATTTAAAAATTAGTGCGATCGCCGCAACAAGTGAAGCTTTATTTGCTTCTAACAAAGAGTTTGATGCCCTTTTAGAAGGTTTACGCGCCTGGAGAAAATTGAAGCAGGCAGACGAAGTACTACCAGAAACTCGAATGCGTGTAGTCACTGCTTTACAACAGGCAGTCTATGGAGTGTCGGAGTTAAATCGTTTGGAAGGACACACTGATATTGTTTGGGGTGTCGCTTTTAGTCCCGATGGCAAATTATTGGCTTCAGGTAGCCGCGATCAAACCGTGAAACTTTGGCGATCTGATGGAACTTTGCTACAAACCCTGAAAGGTCATACTGAGTCAGTCACCAGCGTGAGTTTTAGCCCCGATGGTCAAAGTCTCGCATCTTCCAGCCTCGATAAAACTGTACAAATCTGGCAGAGAAACCCAATTACGGGCGAATTTGATTTACAACCAGCCAAAACTATAGTAGATCGAGGCTGGGTTTATTGCGTAAGTTATAGTCCCGATGGAGAATTGCTGGCGACAGGCAATAAAGATGCCACAGTCAAACTTTGGCGTAAGGATGGTACTTTAGTCAAAGTTCTTAAAGGACATCAAGGGTGGGTGAATTGGGTCAGCTTTAGCCCTGATGGTCAATTGATTGCTTCAGCTAGTGATGATCGCACAGTAAAAATCTGGCGGCGGGATGGCACTTTAGTCAAAACACTTTCTGGACATCAGCAGGGTGTAACTGTTGTGACTTTTAGTCCTGATGGGCAAATGATTGCATCAGCAGGTAGAGATAAAATTATCAAATTGTGGCAGCTACAGCCAAATAGTGACAATAATTTTGACTTTCAAGCTTATAAAAATTTAGAGCAGCATACCAGCACAATTTGGAGCTTGAGTTTCAGCATCGATGGACAAAGGTTAGCGTCAGGAAGTGATGACAATACAGTCAACCTCTGGAGTAGCACTGGCACATTACTCAAAACCTTTAAAGGTCATAGTGATGCGGTGGCCAGTGTGGCTTTTAGCCCAGATAACAAAATATTGGCATCAGGAAGTTATGACAAAAGCGTCAAAATCTGGAGTTTGGATGCACCAATATTACCCGTTCTGCGGGGGCATCAAGATAGAGTTTTGAGTGTGGCGTGGAGTCCTGATGGGCAGATGTTGGCTTCTGGTAGCCGCGATCGCACCGTGAAACTCTGGCAAAGAGAAACAATTCATGGCGAAGCTACCACCCGACTTTACAAAACTTTAGTAGGGCATACAGATAAAGTTCCGAGTGTGAGTTTTGACCCCTTCGGTGAACTTCTGGCATCAGGCAGTTATGACAAAACAGTCAAAATTTGGCGGCGGGATGGCACTTTACTCAAGACCTTACAAGGACATACTGATAGTGTGATGAGTGTCAGTTTTAGTCCTGATGGCCAGTTATTAGCATCAGCCAGTAAAGACAAAACAATTAAACTGTGGAGTCGTGACGGTCAATTACTCACAACCTTGGTAGGACACCAAGGTTGGGTGAACAGCGTTAATTTTAGTCCTGATAGCCAGCTGCTTGCCTCTGCTAGTGATGATCAAACAGTCAAACTTTGGCGACGGGATGGTACTTTGATCAAAACGTTTTCACCCCATGACAGTTGGGTATTGGGTGTTAGCTTCAGCCCAACTGACCAATTAATCGCTTCTGCTAGTTGGGATAACACCGTGAGACTATGGCGGCGCGATGGTACGTTGTTAAAAACGTTGTTAAAAGGCTACAGCGATAGTGTTAATTCTGTGACTTTCAACCCCAATGGTGAATTACTGGCGGCAGCTAGTTGGGACAGCACAGTCAAACTGTGGAGCCGTGATGGCAAGTTAATTAAAACTCTCAATGGACATCGCGCCCCAGTCTTGAGTGTGAGTTTTAGCCCTGATGGTCATACATTAGCATCGGCAAGTGATGACAACACAATCATTTTGTGGAATTTGCATTTGGAAGACTTGCTGCTGCGTGGTTGTAACTGGGCAGACAATTACCTCAGTCACAACCACAATGTTGAAGAACGCGATCGCTTTTTGTGTGATGGCATTAGTCACGGGCAGTAAAGATTTGAATTGATCAAACCAAGCGCGATCGCTTTGCAAATTTTTTAATCACTGTTTTCTTTCGTCACCTCTGGTAGCAAATTTCCAAGAAAAGCTTTGATTCTCATCCTCTCAATGTAAGGCCAGCCACCCTCAGACTCAATATCTTTCAGTAGTGAGTAAAGTTGCTGGCGATTATCGGGCAGACTCTCCTGAAAAACACCATCCCGAATTGCTCGATGTAAATACTCCAACTGCCGTAGCAAGTTTAAAAGAGCGAGTGGATCTCCTTGGCAATCCCTCGCTACATCATTCACTGCTGAGGCAATTTTTTCCAATTCCTCAGAAAAATCTGTCGATTCAAAACTTTTGTTGCTCATGCAACTCTCTCTGTCAAAATTAGGTCTACTCAAATTTACCGAAGATTGTGAGCTTTCAGGCGCGATCGCCAGTGGTTAATACATAATCCTTACATTCACAAATATCAAGCTTCTGTAAGCTTCTGGGAGTTGCTCATGGCTGATTTTGAAGTATTTGCTACTACTATTCGTTTTCACTGTCTCAGAGGAACTTAGTCAGCCTAGTTCAAAATCTCCTTTTTGCCAGATTAGTCTCACAAATAATTTTGTGAACTCAGTACAAATCAAAAGCAATAGCAATCTCTCGCAAAAGAGAGTGGTGGCTTTGATTACAGCCTCCTAGGAAGCTAGATAGGATCAAAGACTTCCTACTTTAAACTAGAGTGCTTTGATTTTGAGTTAAAAAAAATCGTATGATCTGGCTGATTTCCCTATAAAGCAATGGGCTGTATGTAGTGGCAATACATACATAATACAGAAAGGCTTCCAAAACCCTGCAAATGCCTACGGTATTTACAAGGTGTGAAGCCTGACGTTAAAAGCATCAACGACAGCAAGCCTAGCCTTTGGGAAAAGCTGGCTGTCAGTGAATACAGCTTTTCGTCAGAGATCAAAACTTCGTGCAGTTTTACAACTTAGATATTAATTTTTGACATTGAGGTTGACCATGAGGTATCGCGCTTTAATTGTTGCATTCTTGGCTTTATGTCTGGGGCTATTAACTGCTTGTAGTGATGCTCCAGAGTCTAGTAGTAGAGATGTACTAACCTACGAACAAATTCGTGGGACTGGCTTGGCTAACAAATGCCCTCAATTGGCAGAAACAAGCCGTGGCTCCATTCCCATTGATGGTAGCCAGTCATACAGCATCAAAGAACTCTGCTTAGAACCAACTAATTTCTTTGTCAAAGAAGAACCAGCTAATAAACGGCAAACAGCCGAATTTGTAGCTGGAAAACTGTTAACTAGATACACTTCCACCATTGACCAAGTGCAAGGGCCACTAAAGTTTAACTCAGACGGTAGCTTGACTTTTGTTGAAGAAGATGGTTTGGACTTCCAAGCCATAACAGTTCAACTTCCTGGTGGTGAGCGAGTACCTTTCCTCTTCACCATTAAAGACTTAGTTGCTCAAACACAATCTGGTTTAACCAGTATCAATACTTCTACTGACTTTGAAGGTGAATTTAAAGTGCCTTCTTATCGTGGTGCTGCCTTCCTAGATCCCAAAGGTCGTGGTATCGTTAGTGGTTATGACAACGCTGTTGCTCTTCCTGCTCAAGCAGATGATGAAGAACTCACCCGTGCTAATGTCAAGCGTGCTGAAATTCTGAAAGGCAAAATTTCTCTGCAAGTAGCCAAAATAGATAACTCTAGTGGTGAAATTGCTGGCACATTTGAAAGTGAACAGCCATCTGATACTGACTTGGGAGCCGGTGAACCCAAGGAAGTGAAGATTCGCGGTTTGTTTTACGCCAGAGTTGAACCAACTCGTTCTTAAACTCAGCACATTCTGGCATTTAAGTATCACAATTTTGAGCCATTAGGCTTGATCACAAAATTTCATATCAGTCTTTAGGGAATGGATAGGTGAATTTTGAACTAAATTGACCTAAATGGCAACATATTTCACTATAAAAGGGCGATCAGCCCTTTTTTTATTGTTTTAGCAAAAAAGTAAACTTTTCCTCTGTTTAATTAATTACTATAAATTCTTCAATTGTACATAATCTGTGTTTACGCTTAGTTACTGAACAATTTTTAAAATCATATTAATTATTTGCTCTGAATACAGTATCTTCACTGATAATAAAATTTTTATTCATGCAGCAAAATCATAAGAGATACACTTCATATTTGATTAAATAAATTAAGTACAATCTCGGTTTTAAATTAAGTAAATTATTTCATATTTTGTTTATATGTAGTTTAAATCAGCTACAGCTAATACCAAATCACAATAAATAAAAAACAATTTCGTTTATTTAAATATTGCTCGATTATTAAAATTTTCATAGTGATAGCAATGCAGTATGACAGAGGAAACCTCTG encodes:
- a CDS encoding photosystem II manganese-stabilizing polypeptide; amino-acid sequence: MRYRALIVAFLALCLGLLTACSDAPESSSRDVLTYEQIRGTGLANKCPQLAETSRGSIPIDGSQSYSIKELCLEPTNFFVKEEPANKRQTAEFVAGKLLTRYTSTIDQVQGPLKFNSDGSLTFVEEDGLDFQAITVQLPGGERVPFLFTIKDLVAQTQSGLTSINTSTDFEGEFKVPSYRGAAFLDPKGRGIVSGYDNAVALPAQADDEELTRANVKRAEILKGKISLQVAKIDNSSGEIAGTFESEQPSDTDLGAGEPKEVKIRGLFYARVEPTRS